The DNA sequence CAGCGCCATGGCCTTCTTCGCATTTCTGGTCGTCATCATCTTCAATTTTATATATGAACCCGGATCCCCAATCATAAAAACAGTAGCCCCCGGCATCTTCTGGATAGCCACGGCTTTTGCAGGACTGCTGGGCCTCAGCCGATCTTATGCCATCGAAACACAAAACGACTGCCTGATGGGATTGCGCCTCACACCCACAGACCCGGGCGCGATATTTTTGGGCAAAATGCTGGGCAACACTCTCACCATGCTCATACTCCAGGCACTCATCTTGCCCATCCTCGTCATCTTTCTCAACCTGGAAATCGCACAAGCACTCCCCCGTCTAATTCTGCCCATCTTGCTGGGCACCCTCGGTCTTGCGACCATTGGCACCCTCTTCTCTGCCATGTCGCTCAACACCCGACTGCGAGAAGCCTTCTTGCCCCTGCTCACACTGCCCATCTTCATCCCGGCACTTCTCGCAGCCATTGAATCCTTTCGCGCTGTTCTCGAAGGTAGTGAAATCACAGACTGGCTCGTCCTCAGCGGAGCCTTTGTCGCACTCTACATCGCCGCCTGCCTGCTCTTATTTGAATATGTCCTGGAGGATTGACAATGCCCCCAAAACCCTACATCCTTCCATTTGTCTTCGGCATCCTCGCGCTCATCTGCCTATCTATCGCGCCCTATCTGGTATTCATATACGCCGGAATAGAAAAAGAAATGGGACTGGCACAAAAGATCTTCTACTACCACGTCCCATCTGCATTCTCAATGTTCCTGGGCAGCTTTCTCTGCTTTATCTTCAGCATCTTCTATCTCTGGAAACGCGACAAAAACTGTGACCTGTGGGCCGCCTGCTCAGCCGAAGTGAGCTTGCTCTTTGGCACCCTGGTCTTAATCACAGGTGCAATCTGGGCAAAACCCATCTGGGGCGCGTGGTGGGTCTGGGATGCGCAACTCACCCTCACCCTCATACTCTGGCTCATCCTCGCGGCGTATCACATGTTGCGCACCTACCTCGAAGACCCGGTTCAAAGTGCGCGCTTTCGCGCAGTACTCGGTATAATCGGCTTCCTCAACGTACCTTTCATCCACTACGCCACCAAACTGTGGCGCACGCACCACCCGGAAGTGGTTCGCGGCGAAGAAATCAGCCTGCCGCCCGACATGAAGACGGCATTCTTCTTCTGCGTCATCACCTTCTTCGCGCTCTTTTTCGCCCTGCTCTTCAAGCGCGTATCACTCGCAAAAGCGCGGGACGAACTCGAATCACTAAAAACCGAAATATAACTTTTTCACGGAGGCACTTATGCAACACCTCGAATACATGACCGCGGCGTACATCATCATATGGGTCGCCATCCTGCTCTACTTCTTGAGCCTGTCCAAACGCGAAAAAGCAATATGGGAAGAACTGCGCGAATTGCGCGCCACCATCACCAAAAACCACACCCCATAGCCCATGGCCATCAAAAACGCCAAAAAAATTCTGAACCTGAAACGCCGCAAACTGCGTCAGGCAGAACAAAAATACCTCATAGAGGGCATTCGCCTATGCGAAGAAGCACTCAAAAGCAGCGACACCCTCGAACAACTCATCTTCTGTCGCGAAAGCATCGCCCGCAACACGCGCCTCGAAAACCTCTACCAGGCGACTCTCGCACAACGCATCCCCATCCAGCAAACCGACTGGCGCGCCTTCAAACACATGTCAGACACAGACACACCGCAAGGCGTACTCGGCGTGGTATCCATGCCGACCTATGATCCCAAAACCGTCCTCAACACCAACGGCCCATTCCTCATCCTCGACCGCATCTCTGACCCCGGCAACCTGGGCGTCATCATGCGAACAGCCGAAGCCGCCGGATGCAAAGGCATCTTTCTCACCCGCGGATCGGTCGAAGTCTATAACCCCAAAGTCGTGCGCGCCACCATGGGCGCCATCTTTCGCATGCCCGTCTTCCCCCTCCAGGACGGACCCGCCCTGTTACACTCTCTCCGCCAGCGCAACATCCGGATCATCGCAGCACACACCAGCGGCATCTCTTTCCACAAACTCCAAACCCAAAATCCCGTTGCCCTCCTCCTCGGCAACGAAGCCTTTGGCATCGACCCCGACCTCCTCGCCCTATCCCACCACACCGTCACCATACCCATGGCCGCCCCGGTCGAATCGCTCAACATCGCAGTCGCAACCGGCATCCTCCTCTTTAATCTCCCGGAAAAATAAAAAAACCCACCCGCCATCCTCGCGAGTGGGTTTCTGCGATTCTCATCATCCCATCAATCAAATTCCGAAAGATTGACCGTGCGGCCCTCCGACGCCGAAAGATCAGCGGCAAAATTGACGCGGTGGGTCTCAAAAGCAATATCAAAATTCGTGCGCGGCATCGGCTCATTGGCATTGATACCATCCACAAACGCCTGGAACTGCGGCTCATAGGGATGATCTGCCACATCGCCGGAGTCAATCAGCGATGTCTCCAGCGTACTCCACCTCTCTTTGCTCATACCGTGCAACTTGTGCGAATAGATCCGATTGTCCAGCAAGCTGCCTTCGGAACCCACAAGATGAATATGAAAATAATAGGGCTGCAAGCAATCGACACACGACGTCACCTTCGCCGCATTCCCATTGGCAAATTTGAGAAGAGAAACCGTGGTGGTATCGTATTCATACGGCTCAAAAATCTCGGACCTCGATCTCGTCGCCAGACTGGTCACCTCCTCCACATCGCCATCCATAAAGAACAGACACGCATCCAGAGCGTGACACCCCGCGGTGAGCAAACTCGACCCGGCAAAATCCTTCTTCACATTCCATTCAAATTGACCATACCAGGGACCAATCCCGTGATAGTAATCAACCTCGCCATAGTGCAACTCGCCGAGCAACCCCTCGTCAATAATCGAGCGGATCATAGAAAAGTGCGCGCTAAAGCGACACTCAAAACACACACATGATTGCACCCCGGCTGCTACAATCGCATCGCGCACCCGTTTGAGATCCTCATAAGACAGACATATAGGCTTTTCGATCAGCAAGTGTTTGCCCGCCTCGGCAGCCGCAACCGCTTGATCGGCGTGAAATTTGTGCGGCGTGCAAATATCGATAATATGAATATCGGGATCTGCGATCATCTCATCGTAATTTTTATACGCCTTCAAAGGCGTGCCGTATTCTGCTGCAAGATCATCTTCGTTGTGATCCCGGCGAGAACATATCGCCGTGACATTTGCACCGTTGACCGCCTTAAACGTATCAATATGTGCCCCAGCTACCCAGCCGAGTCCAACAATGCCGACATTGAGATCGCTCATGAAAGCCTCCTTTAAGCCGGAGCTTTTCTTGCCCCGGCTCACTTATTTTCAGCATCCCCAATTCACGAAACGCGACTTTGAATATGCGGTTGAATTTCCTCGTATTCTGGAAAGCGTTTCTCCTTGAGTTTGGAGAACACCAGTTCGCCATCAACCGTAACCTCAAAGCGACCACCGCTGGACGGAATCAGGGTAATAGCTTCGATATCCTGCTTAAACGCATTGACAATTTGATCCGTCATCCCGACGGATTGTGGTTCATAGCCTCAAGATGCGCAATATTCAATTTCTATCCGGGCCATGTGACGCCTCCTTTTGAAGAGAGTGAAAAAAGAGTGAGCGACCTTATTAAAGAGGCTCTTCGACATATCATGCCTCCCTATTATAACCTAATTATAAAATAACCTGTTTAAAAAACGCACCCGTGCGTTTCGGCAAAAAAGACGCGAGATCTTCGAAATCGAGATCCACGTCCAGATCTCTTGCCGCATGGCGGATGTTGTCCCAGCAATCCGCACAGTCATCCCCAGCCAGCAACCCATCGACCTGCCTCGAAAATTCCCTCGCGTCGCGGCGATCCACAGGAAAAGGATAATCAGCCGTGCGGAAAAAGTCACCAACAAAATCATAGTGCCGCCGACGTTCTCTGGAAAAATCTGCATCCTCGCGATGCACAAAAAGCCATTCCGCTGCGCGGATGAGATGATACCCAAAATACGCCATTGCCGGATTGGAAATTCGCGCCTTATTGTGCCTGGGACTCTCCACATGCACAGTGCGAATAACCGGACCGGGCCAATAAATATCTTTGCGATACCGCTCCGTGCGGCGGTCATAGCCAAAGCCATCCAGTACAAAACCACTCGTCGAGCGAATCGTCAGCGCCAAACGCTTTTGTGAAAACCGATCGGGCTGGCGCATCAGGGCTTCACGCGTAAAATCTGGAATGCCAAACAGCGCGCTATACGCATAACAGAACACGACATAAGCATGTGACACCGGCAACCAGAACATCTCACCGAGCCGCCGGGACAGGGCATCGTATTTCTCATCCAGAAAAAACCGCCCATCCGACAGCGCATCAGCCACACACACGGGTTCTGTTGGAAACGCATCGACAAGTGCTTGGATAACATCGCGGTTATTCTTCATACATCATTTTCCGATTATAAACCCTTAAATCGTTCATAAATCACTCTTCCCTCTCGTAAACTTCGCGCAATAATGTGATTGATAGAATTCCGCCAGGTATCGACCTCATTCTGACTGTACACCAGAATATCTTTGGAAACGCGATAGGACGAAAGGGAGCGTCTGATCCGTTTAATCTCTTTGTAACGGCTGCGCTGTGGACCAAAGGGCTGTTCTTCTACGACAAGCAAATCCACATCTGAACCTGATTTCGCATTTCCTCTGGCTTGCGAACCAAAAAGAATAATCTGCACGGGATCAACCTCATCCACAATGGCCTTGACCATTTCCGCAATCAGGTCTTCTGTAGCAACTGCCATGCAATCCTCACATTTACTTATTCTGTTTTAGTTGAACAACTTCAAGAACCCTTTGTATCCGTGTGGTAGCTGGATCGTAGCTATATTTAATCTGCCGCATCAACTCAACGGCCTCCAGGCGTTCATGTGGCGTTTTGGTCTGCCAATATGCCGTCTCATCTGATTCTTCAGAAAGAGATCTCACTGAAAGGGCGCTCTTGTCCATTTTGAAGGTTTCTATGGCATTCATGCGTTTCTCCTGATCAAAGTTGCGATGTGCCATCATGACTCCTCTTCAATTTGGACTCGGCATCTTTTGCTTCTGTTTTGTCGAGTTCGACGAAACGTGCATCAGCCACTTGCACAAGGGCCTCATCTGTTAAAGGTTCTTCTGGCTCTTTCCCCTGTTCTCTAATATCGCAGTCAATTTCTGCGCGATGCGTCTTGTAGTATTCCCGCACGAGATTCAGATGATCAACAGTGAGTGCAGGATAAGCCTGTATCATATCTTCATCGGATGCGCCCTGCTGAAAAAAATTGATCAGCGTCCAAACGGGAATGCGTGTATTGCCTACGCATGCTCTGCCGCCGCAGACACCGGGTGTTTTCTGAATTTTAAGTGAAATTAAGGATAGCATAAAAATAAAACCAAACTGGATTGCGGCTCAAAACCATGCCGCAATGACATAGAAGGTAGGCATCAGGCTTATTTTTGCGCGATGCGCTTCGTGAAAACACAAGCCTCACAAAGCATACTCAGAATTGCGTCTTCTTTCAAGTGCTTTTCTGATTGTGCGCTCAAATATCCGGCTTTTAAGATCAGAGACTCAGCAGATACCTGAAGAACGGTATTTGCGCTTGACGGGTGCATGGTAGGTACGTAGATTTTGTCCTACTATGCATCGCATTGAAAAACCATCACAAGGAGCAAAAATGGCCGATGTCGAATCCACATATCAGAAATTGATCGCAGAAATAAAACAAATCTCCCTCCTGGGATCCTGTGCCGGTGTATTGGGCTGGGACAAACAGACCTACATGCCCAAAGGCGGAGCCGGGCATCGCGCCGAGCAACTCGCATTGCTCAGCGGCATGATACACGAACGCGCAACCGCCCCTCAAATCGGCGACTATCTCGCAGAAATAGAAAACAGCGACCTCATCTCCGAACCGCATTCCGAAGCCGCAATCAACATACGAGAACTTCGCCGGGACTACGATCGGGCTATCAAACTGCCCCGGTCCCTCGTCGAAGAACTCGCCCGCGTAGCCACCATCTCGCAGCAAGTATGGCGAGAAGCGCGCGAAAAATCGGACTACGCCCTGTTCCAACCCCACCTCACAAAGATCCTCGATCTAAAACACCAACAAGTCCGCGCGCTGAACACGGGCGAAACATCTTACGACACCCTATTAGACGACTACGAACCCGGCGAAACCACTGAAAACCTGACCCGGGTCTTCTCGGGCTTGCGCGACGAACTCGTCGAACTCGTGGGTGCAATCGCCGAATCCGGCAAAAAGCCCGACGAAAATATCCTCACACGCACATATCCCATAGACCAACAAGAAGAATTTGGAAAAACCGCCGCCGCGCAAATCGGCTTCAACTTTGACAACGGGCGCTTAGACATCACCACACACCCATTTTGCAGCGGCATTGGACCGGGCGACACGCGCCTGACCACGCGGTATAACACACACTTCTTTTCCGAATCATTTTTCAGCATCATGCACGAAGCGGGCCACGGCATATACGACCAGGGCTTAAACGACGAACATTACGGCACACCCATGGGAGGATCTGTATCCCTAGGCATACACGAATCTCAATCGCGCATGTGGGAAAACTTCGTCGGCCGTAGTGAAGCATTTTGGGCACACTTCTACCCCAAAGTGCAAGCCGCATTTCCAGACGCACTAAGCGATGTCTCCCAACGCGACTTCTACGCCGCAATCAACGCCGTCGCCCCCTCATATATCCGCGTAGAAGCCGACGAAGCCACGTACAACTTGCACATCATGTTGCGCTTTGAACTCGAACAAGCACTGATCGATGGCGGATTAAAAGCCGAAGATGTCCCCGGCGTCTGGAACGAAACATTTGAAAAATATCTGGGACTAACACCCCCGGACGATGCTCTGGGGTGTTTGCAAGACATACACTGGAGCGGCGGAGGGATAGGGTACTTTCCAACCTATGCCCTGGGCAACTTGTACGCCGCGCAATTCTTTGAACAAGCGCGCCAGGACGTGGGCGACCTGAATGCACAATTTGCCGAAGGCGTATTCGACCCCCTGAAAAACTGGCTAACTCAAAAAATCTACTCGCAGGGACAGCGCTACCGCGCAAACGAACTCATCGAAGTCGTAACCGGAAAACCCCTGAGCCATGAACCCTTAATGCGGCATCTGAGGGCAAAGTACGAACCGTTATACGGGATTTAGCGATATGGCGACCACACAACCCACAATCTTAGACACCGACCCCGGCGTGGATGACGCGCTGGCCATCATGCTCGCCCTGGGATCCCCCGAACTCGACGTAATCGGCATCTGCACAGTAAGCGGCAACGTTCCTCTCAACACCGGTACGCGCAACGCACAGGGACTATTGCAACTATTGGAACGCACAGAAATACCCGTCTTCGCAGGCGCAGACCAACCCTTAAAACGCGACCCCGTATTTGCCACCGAAGTCCATGGCGAAAGCGGCATGGGACAAGCCGTATTGCCAGAACCATCTCAAGAGGTAAAAGGCAACGCCGTCGATTTCCTCGTGCAAACCCTATCCGACCAACCGGGCGAAATCACAATAATAGCCGTCGGACCCCTGACAAATCTGGCACTGGCCGAACAGCGCCAACCGGGCATACTTCAAAAAGCCAAACAGGTAATCGTAATGGGCGGAGCTATTGCAGAAACCGGCAACTCAACACCCGTAGCAGAATTCAACTTTTACGCCGACCCCCACGCTGCACAAAAAGTCGTACATTCGGACGCGGCACTTCTGATCGTACCATTGGACGCAACGCGTCAGGTCGTATTATCCGAAACGGATATCGAAAACCGGATCGCCCCCATGAAAACAGTCGCATCTCAATTCGTCGTCGATGCCGTGCAAAACGTATTCGCCCTCTATCGACAACTCAACCGCGAGCCAATCGTGTACCTGCACGACCCACTCGCCGTAGGCGCGGCCATCGCACCCGAACACCTCCGCTCAGAAACCCTGTACATCGACATAGAAACATCGGGCGACCTCACCATGGGCCAGGTCGTCACAGACCGCCGCGGCCTGCCTCCCCCCTATCGTCTTGGAAAACCCGTCGATTGCGCGATGCACGTCAATGCCGAAGCGTTTTTGTCCCTATTCCTGACGCGGGTTTTTTAAATACCTACGGCCTCTCTCGCAACCTCTGATAACTCTCATAGCGCTGAAGCGCGATCTCCCCATCATCCACACCCGCCCTCACCGCACAGTTAGGTTCGTGGACATGTGAGCAATCGCGAAAGCGACAGCCGCCGAGAAACGGGTGAAAATCTCTAAAAAGAACGGGAACATCTTCGGGACTTATATCGTACAGATAAAACTCTCGAACACCGGGCATATCGCCGACAAACCCTTCCCCATCAAGCGCGACCAATTCCGTATGAGTCGTCGTATGTATCCCCTCGCCCGTAGCTTTGCTAACAGGTCCTGTACGCAACTGCAACCCGGGTTGTAACCAATTGAGCAAACTCGACTTTCCAACGCCAGAAGCCCCCATAAAAAGGGTAATCTTCCCCCGCAGAAGATCGTAAAACGCCTCCTTACCCGCATCGGAAATAATACTGGTATAAACCACGGGATATCCCATCGCCCTGTACGGACGCATAACCCGGTCTGCCCAGGCCTCATCGGCGAGATCGAGCTTATTGAGACACAGAGACACCGGTATCTGCTGCCACTCTGCAATACCTATCATGCGATCCAGCAAAATCCAGTCCGGCTCCGGCTCACCCGCAGACACAATCGGAACAACCTGATCGACATTCGCAGCTAAAAGCTGCTCCCTATAAGACCCGCCAGACGCGCGCCGAGAAACCTTATTGCTGCGGGGACGCACCTCGCGGATCATACCCCTATTATCCGCACCCTCAGAAAAAACCACGCGATCCCCAACCGCAACCGGATCAATCACCCGCACCCGTCTCACAGACTGCACGCGGCGGCGGCGCGAACCCGGCGCAGCTTCGGGATATTCGAGCTGCTTCCGCAAACGAGTCGAAAGCGCGCACATCACCACGCGCTCGGCAGTCTGGACGACATAATTACCGAGGTGATGACGGATAACAGTACCTTCATTATCAGATTTAGACATATCTGTTCAGAGCCTTCCAACTGTAATGGACACCCCAAAATAACGCCCGCCAGATGTACTTGTCAAGCGATGTAGCCTTTGCAAACGGGTTGACATTTGACGGGGTTTTCTCCATATTTCCCCGACATTTACAGACTGACTAAAAAAAGGAAAAATAATGAAACGCGACCTCAGCCCATTTTTGTCTAACTGGGATTATGACCCCACCGATATTTGTGTACGCAAAATTCAGGGCCTGGACGGACGAGAAAAATTGCAAGTACGCCTGGACCTGGGCGTAATGCAAATGGAATTAAATGATCGGCCTGACGGAACGCGTCCGAACGGTCATTTTTCACTGCTCGAATACTATTTAGACCAGCTCGAAGCCGAACAAACTCAATCTGGCACAGATGAAAACTTTTACCTCGACAGAAATGCATGCCTCGAACTGAGCCAGGAGGGATTGTTATTCTATCACCGCTATGTCTGTCTGATGCGGTTGGGCGATTTCGAAGCAGTCGCACGCGACACCGCCCACAATCTGGCACTACTGGATCTCGTGCGGGCTTATGCCAAAAATGAACAAGACCGGGAAATATTTGAACACTACCGGCCCTATGTACTCATGGTTCACACCCGTGCGCGAGGTGAAATTTGTTTGCAAAAAGGCGATCATTCCGGCGCCCTGAATCACATTGAAGAAGGAATCGACAAAATTCAAACCTGTGTGGTAAATTCCGGCATTGAAGCAGACGACGAAATCGAAGCCCTTTCGGAATGGGCCGAAGAAATAGAACGCGACCGTCCAATCACATTGCAACAAAAACTGGCGCAAAAACTCCAAAAAGCCATTGCCGAAGAGCGATATGAA is a window from the Gemmatimonadota bacterium genome containing:
- a CDS encoding RNA methyltransferase; the encoded protein is MAIKNAKKILNLKRRKLRQAEQKYLIEGIRLCEEALKSSDTLEQLIFCRESIARNTRLENLYQATLAQRIPIQQTDWRAFKHMSDTDTPQGVLGVVSMPTYDPKTVLNTNGPFLILDRISDPGNLGVIMRTAEAAGCKGIFLTRGSVEVYNPKVVRATMGAIFRMPVFPLQDGPALLHSLRQRNIRIIAAHTSGISFHKLQTQNPVALLLGNEAFGIDPDLLALSHHTVTIPMAAPVESLNIAVATGILLFNLPEK
- a CDS encoding CcmD family protein; protein product: MQHLEYMTAAYIIIWVAILLYFLSLSKREKAIWEELRELRATITKNHTP
- a CDS encoding nucleotidyltransferase domain-containing protein; protein product: MAVATEDLIAEMVKAIVDEVDPVQIILFGSQARGNAKSGSDVDLLVVEEQPFGPQRSRYKEIKRIRRSLSSYRVSKDILVYSQNEVDTWRNSINHIIARSLREGRVIYERFKGL
- a CDS encoding DUF433 domain-containing protein codes for the protein MLSLISLKIQKTPGVCGGRACVGNTRIPVWTLINFFQQGASDEDMIQAYPALTVDHLNLVREYYKTHRAEIDCDIREQGKEPEEPLTDEALVQVADARFVELDKTEAKDAESKLKRSHDGTSQL
- the ccsA gene encoding cytochrome c biogenesis protein CcsA → MPPKPYILPFVFGILALICLSIAPYLVFIYAGIEKEMGLAQKIFYYHVPSAFSMFLGSFLCFIFSIFYLWKRDKNCDLWAACSAEVSLLFGTLVLITGAIWAKPIWGAWWVWDAQLTLTLILWLILAAYHMLRTYLEDPVQSARFRAVLGIIGFLNVPFIHYATKLWRTHHPEVVRGEEISLPPDMKTAFFFCVITFFALFFALLFKRVSLAKARDELESLKTEI
- a CDS encoding heme exporter protein CcmB, producing the protein MPLFFTQTLAILQKDLKTEWRTRERLSAMAFFAFLVVIIFNFIYEPGSPIIKTVAPGIFWIATAFAGLLGLSRSYAIETQNDCLMGLRLTPTDPGAIFLGKMLGNTLTMLILQALILPILVIFLNLEIAQALPRLILPILLGTLGLATIGTLFSAMSLNTRLREAFLPLLTLPIFIPALLAAIESFRAVLEGSEITDWLVLSGAFVALYIAACLLLFEYVLED
- a CDS encoding Gfo/Idh/MocA family oxidoreductase, whose translation is MSDLNVGIVGLGWVAGAHIDTFKAVNGANVTAICSRRDHNEDDLAAEYGTPLKAYKNYDEMIADPDIHIIDICTPHKFHADQAVAAAEAGKHLLIEKPICLSYEDLKRVRDAIVAAGVQSCVCFECRFSAHFSMIRSIIDEGLLGELHYGEVDYYHGIGPWYGQFEWNVKKDFAGSSLLTAGCHALDACLFFMDGDVEEVTSLATRSRSEIFEPYEYDTTTVSLLKFANGNAAKVTSCVDCLQPYYFHIHLVGSEGSLLDNRIYSHKLHGMSKERWSTLETSLIDSGDVADHPYEPQFQAFVDGINANEPMPRTNFDIAFETHRVNFAADLSASEGRTVNLSEFD
- a CDS encoding carboxypeptidase M32, with product MADVESTYQKLIAEIKQISLLGSCAGVLGWDKQTYMPKGGAGHRAEQLALLSGMIHERATAPQIGDYLAEIENSDLISEPHSEAAINIRELRRDYDRAIKLPRSLVEELARVATISQQVWREAREKSDYALFQPHLTKILDLKHQQVRALNTGETSYDTLLDDYEPGETTENLTRVFSGLRDELVELVGAIAESGKKPDENILTRTYPIDQQEEFGKTAAAQIGFNFDNGRLDITTHPFCSGIGPGDTRLTTRYNTHFFSESFFSIMHEAGHGIYDQGLNDEHYGTPMGGSVSLGIHESQSRMWENFVGRSEAFWAHFYPKVQAAFPDALSDVSQRDFYAAINAVAPSYIRVEADEATYNLHIMLRFELEQALIDGGLKAEDVPGVWNETFEKYLGLTPPDDALGCLQDIHWSGGGIGYFPTYALGNLYAAQFFEQARQDVGDLNAQFAEGVFDPLKNWLTQKIYSQGQRYRANELIEVVTGKPLSHEPLMRHLRAKYEPLYGI
- a CDS encoding UvrB/UvrC motif-containing protein, which gives rise to MKRDLSPFLSNWDYDPTDICVRKIQGLDGREKLQVRLDLGVMQMELNDRPDGTRPNGHFSLLEYYLDQLEAEQTQSGTDENFYLDRNACLELSQEGLLFYHRYVCLMRLGDFEAVARDTAHNLALLDLVRAYAKNEQDREIFEHYRPYVLMVHTRARGEICLQKGDHSGALNHIEEGIDKIQTCVVNSGIEADDEIEALSEWAEEIERDRPITLQQKLAQKLQKAIAEERYEQAARLRDRLSSLGKNNL
- a CDS encoding nucleoside hydrolase — encoded protein: MATTQPTILDTDPGVDDALAIMLALGSPELDVIGICTVSGNVPLNTGTRNAQGLLQLLERTEIPVFAGADQPLKRDPVFATEVHGESGMGQAVLPEPSQEVKGNAVDFLVQTLSDQPGEITIIAVGPLTNLALAEQRQPGILQKAKQVIVMGGAIAETGNSTPVAEFNFYADPHAAQKVVHSDAALLIVPLDATRQVVLSETDIENRIAPMKTVASQFVVDAVQNVFALYRQLNREPIVYLHDPLAVGAAIAPEHLRSETLYIDIETSGDLTMGQVVTDRRGLPPPYRLGKPVDCAMHVNAEAFLSLFLTRVF
- the rsgA gene encoding ribosome small subunit-dependent GTPase A is translated as MSKSDNEGTVIRHHLGNYVVQTAERVVMCALSTRLRKQLEYPEAAPGSRRRRVQSVRRVRVIDPVAVGDRVVFSEGADNRGMIREVRPRSNKVSRRASGGSYREQLLAANVDQVVPIVSAGEPEPDWILLDRMIGIAEWQQIPVSLCLNKLDLADEAWADRVMRPYRAMGYPVVYTSIISDAGKEAFYDLLRGKITLFMGASGVGKSSLLNWLQPGLQLRTGPVSKATGEGIHTTTHTELVALDGEGFVGDMPGVREFYLYDISPEDVPVLFRDFHPFLGGCRFRDCSHVHEPNCAVRAGVDDGEIALQRYESYQRLRERP